agttcttttctttcttttggttgtGTGGGTTGGGTTGGATTGGGTTGCTGACTGTTTTGGTGTTAGGGCTAAGACGCCGGTGGAGAGTGAGGAGAGTAGTATTGAGGGGGTGGAGAATGGGGGACTTGCTGAGCAGACAGTGGCGAAGATTTAATTTCAAATGATGTTCAGTGAGGATATGAGTTCAAATGGCGATAAAAAGAACTATTCGAATTGCAGGTAACGGAGACCTCAGATGAGACGTACTGAATGTATATCTAAGTTTCGCCATCTTAGAAAAGGGCTCAGAAGTTATCGACTATTTGACTACTACTTGTATAGACGGACCAATTAACTCCCACGCAAAGGCAACTACAAAACCATATTCCACTTcaccctcttctccttcatcatcgacaaaatCCCGACAGGCAGAAACCGCTTTTCCACAAGAGTCATCCCCCCAAACCGTTTCAGCACGTCGTCCGAATAAAGCTGCAATATCCATTTCATTTCGGGATTCTTATCAGACAATTGGAATTGCCCACAGACCGCATTAAGAGCATCGCGGCACTCCCGCGTTGACTGGATAGTCTTTGTATACGGGACCAACATCAGATCCTCGTATAAGACTCGCAGGTTGTTGCTTCGTGACTCCCGATATCGGGTGAATTCCTCGAAAGACATGAAGGTGTGCATCTCCGCCTCGGTGATAACCAAGGGTTCCCCTGACTTGGGCCGGGGGTTGACGGTTTCGGCGCGACGGCGGCGTGTTTTCTCAGGCGTTTCTTCGAAGGTCTTTTTTGCGAAGGCGTACCTGCCGTGCTCTCCTTTCTTGAAGCGATCGATACGTTCGACCGGGGATAGGTCCACTGAATCCCGCATCAGGAGAACAGAGATGAAGGGGTTGCGCAGGCCTAAACCGCCCAGCTCggcggggaggaagaagaatgcaTCTGGGATATCGGAGACTCCGAATTGAGATTCGATCTTTCTTCGTAGATACTCTGTTACCGTGTTACCACTATGCCCCCCTTCTACGTTGAACAATGTGTTTTGCATCTTCTCGTATATAGAGAGAATGGCATCCATATGTGCGCGCCCGAAGCAGTGCGCGGGCTGTCCGAACGTGTTCTTGAAGAAGCGTCCGATGCAGCTGTTCCATGTTCGCACCCAGGAAATCACACTATCGCATCTGCTGAGCTGTTTCTGGAGCTGCGCAACGTGTGCGTCTACTTGTGACTGATCGATCTCCCATGTTTCCGACTCTGCGTTGAGTGTTAAAAATCCGAATGTAACCTGGCCTGTAGGAAGGCGAGCTGTGATCTGAGGGTCCGGGGTGTCGGTGAGGTATACTGAGCCTGTCTTGCCCCGGTTAAACTCTAGTCCGGTAACTTTGGCATAATCTTGCATGACCTCCCATGCTCTAGCACATTTCTCTGGCTTCCCGCAGACCCACAGGTCGTCGTGGATGCGGTACAGCAGTAAACCTGTTTCCCGGTTGACGGCCAGATCCATAGGAAAGAGAACCAGCTCTCCGGTCAACTTCTCCATCGCGTGTGAAATGGGAACACCTCGCCTCCGGATACGAGGCCCAGTCTGCATCCGTCCTTCGGCAGAATGATCCAAGTTCAGTGGTGCTGCAAGGTACTTTCGAAAGAAAGCGAGCCATTCATCCGGAAAGCCGAAGAACTTCATAACGGCGAGGATGGTGCTATGCGGCAGCGCAGTGGCGTACCATTTCATGTCGGACTGGACCACCACCGCCTGGCCATAGATTTGTCGCTCAAGCAGGACCTGGGATGCGACCTTCCGTAGAAGCTGCTGCTTGATATTCGACGGTCCATTGATGCCTCTATCTGAGCCGTCCTCGTTGTTCTCGTCATCGTACAACATGCCACGTTCCGATAAAGATGATTCGGTCAGAGGCATGTGGAATAGGAAATCAGACTCCAGATAGTCCTTCTTCCGGCTCGTTTCAATACTACTCCTTATGTCGTAATCGCTTAGGTAGTACTGTCGACGCAGGCTGTCCCGCCCCGTCATTCGCGGGCTTGGATGCCAATTCCAGACCGATTTCTTCTCGATAAACTCTTTCAGTATGGTTTTTACAATTGAGCACAGACGGACAGCAATGTACTGAGTGAAAATAGTCTGAAGAACGTCGTCGTCGATCCAGATCCGGTATTTGCCGTTCAATTGTTGGCGAGGTAAAACCGGGATCCCGTCCTCGGCATGCCAGTCCCAGTTCTTGAGGTCTGCATATCGCATGTTCAGCACGTCCGTGATTTCAGTCAATGCGACGGTATTATCCAGGCAGTATTTGAGGATCTCCTGTTTTTCCTCGCTGAGAAGGTCCTCTGTCAGGAGTCCACGGATACAGGGCCGGATGGAGTATATGTTGAATGGATCCGTTTTATGCCAGAGCTCAGAGCATTCATGAGCAACTTTCTTCCGAAGATTATCCAGAGCCACCCTGCTATCCTCGCTGGGAAAGAGATCGTCAATAAACCCATggatctcattctcatcagTCTCCAATGGCTCAAACACCACCTTCTCAAACTGGTCACACAATTGCTGCAACCTTTGCTTCTGCCGCTCCTCGACTACCAAATaaccttcctcctcatcagaGATATGATCGGACACAGAAGAAGGCTCCATCCACTCCGTAAGAAGCCGCGAATACAAATCTGCAATATTCAACCTCATACTCTGAGCATCCAGCGTAGCAATCAAATGCTCCTGAAACGAATCCAACTTCTCCTGCGGGATGGACGAGTCATACCGCGCCTGGTCCAGCCATCGCTCGATATTGGCTATTTTGGAATCCTTCAAGTTGTCGTTCTCAGAGCGGATTGCTTTTATGCCCTGCAGGATACATGCTACTCTATCTCGGGGGTCCGATTGTTGAGCTGCGGAGGCGAGGATTTGGGATTTCTGGGATTCGTATGCTATGCGTTGTTTTTTTAGTTCGTGGATCTTGCTTTGGGTTAGGGATTGGAGGGTTTTGGAGAatgatgctgttgttgtGGCCATTGTGACTCGTGAGAGGACTTGGGATGGGATAGGACAACTTATGAAGAAATAATAGGGTCGGTAATCCGTATTAGTTGTTTATATTGAATGACTGGTTGCGtatttttatccttttttatatatcatgAGTGGGCTTAGGCAGCCACGGCTGCCTAAGATGATCGGCGTAATGCCTCGCATTCCTACAATAGTCATAGCGGTGAGCGCCAAGTTTGGAATGCACCGGAGGAATGAACCCTGAAAAATGCATTGTTTAGTGTAGTGTTGAGCAATGCACTTCAACACCTGGTCGCACAACCCTCACTGAAtccaattatatataatattgtGTCGGAAGTAGATCTTTCGCCAACCTTgcttattttataatttatgTTGGGCTAGCCCCTGCAGTAGTATTCAAACATTTGCTGTCAATACATAATGGCATAGACGTGTTGCAAGTGGTCGGCAAGCGAAGAAGTGGTCGGGGAATCACTACCACAACATAGATCTAGCGTCGGTTGCATAACTAGGGGCTGTGTGGAATGGGTGAAACTTGTTCTTAGGGTGGAGTTTTGAGTATGGTCGTAATTCACGAGGGTCTATATAACAATGTGAAGTTGGTTCTACTTAATCTTTGGTAAGGCAGTATTCTTTGAGGTAAGAAATAGTATAATGGTATAACTTGACTGGAATTGTAGAGTAAATGGTTGGAGACCTGCTTTGCAAAACATACGCTCTGCTCAAGCAATGTAAATGTGTATATGCCATTACGCCTGATTTCCTCCAATGTAGGGCAGTCTGTGATCGAACCCTAAGTACAGCTACTCATGGACACTAATGGGGAAAGGCTCAAAGTGGAGACCCCAGCTTCTCCGCCCTTTCCAAATTCTTGCCCAAACCCCTTTAAGTCTTAACCTCACAAATGTATGGATACGCCGGATGTAAGACATAGAAACGACAACGCAATCGTGTCCAAACATGGACCGACCAGCATCAATCGTCGGCAGTCTCACCCGCCCAAAGCAAGTCACGGCACGGCAAAAGATCAACTCGCCTGTGATCAGTGTGGCGCCCGATTTAGAAGACTACAACATCTAATGCTCCATGCCCGCCGTCATTAAATCTGCAAGGCCGGCCACATAAGTGCCCATTTTGTTCGAAGAGCTTCCAAAGAGAGTAAGTAGATCGGATCCAATGCAACGCCCTAATGAGCAGCGCAAAGTTTGACCTGTTCAGGGATTTTTAAAAGGACACGTGGGCATCCATGGAAAGGAGGCCTCCAGTATACATGCCACTCGTGCGACGGCGGAATCCACCCGCGCAGCTCACGCATGGAAGGAGTGCAGTACCTCGAAGAAGCGTTGTGACGGGCTGGATCCATGCTCGCAGTGCGCGAGAAAGGACCAGAGCTGTATCTGCGATCGCCGAAATGATAGGCGGACTGCTATTCACCGTGCAGACGCACGAGTCCACCCAGGGACAGCTCGGAGGGAGGCAAGACGGGGAACTATGCATCCTGGCTTCCAGATATGTCTGCAGCTGACCACCCGAGGGATGTCGAAGGGAGTATCACTACCCCTTCAGTAAATATTACGCAGCCAGCAAACAACAGCTATGATGGGGTTGTCGATGCCGCTGTCAATTCGTCTGGGATCTATAACAACTCAGAGCTGAACCGTCCCAGCAGATGGTCACAGCAAGACCCAGCTTTCGATTTTATGTTCGACACATTCATCTTCTGGGGCTCGCAGGAGACAGCTGGGTTGTTGGATAATCCACTGCCAAATGACAGTGCTGAGGTTGCTGCACATACAACCGATAGTGAGGAACTAGTGCTCCTCCCTCATTCACCCCATTCAGGCGACTCGGATCAGGGCGACCGATCAACAAGAACATGTCAGATCTCAGCGTCGGATGCCCAATTGGCTGGGAAAAGTACAGAGGCAGCCCGGACTGACACTGCTGGGCAAATGCGAGAACAGGAGAGTTCGGTCGTAGGACTTGCCGACTCTATGGCCAATGACCGTGATATACTTGTTTCAGAGTAATATTACCATGTGCCTCCCATATCCGAAGGCGCCTACAACAACATCTACCCATTTCACCTTCAACACCCGGACCCGTCACAGTTGCAGGCCTTTCCAGGTGCCGAAATTCTGAACACATTCATGCAGATGTATTTCGAATTCTGTCGCGAAGAGCTGCCGCTATTTCACCTCCCTACCTTTGCCCCCTCCCCCGAATCGTGGATAGTTGTCGCCGCTATCGTTGCAGTGGGATGTAATTATTCGGTATCCCGATATCGTGAGGAAGTGTCTGAGACCATGTTGATGCTTCTCCACCGCGTAATGCCTCAAAAGGTCGGCTTGTGTCTGTGACCTGCGCTATCCTTCCTTAAACGTACTGATACGGCTCAGATAACTGATAATAGCCTTCTGGACGGAGACCTCCTCTTAGCTCAAGGCATTTTTCTCCTCAACTTATGCCAGATGTTTCATGGTACAAGAGAGGAATTCTCGAAGCCCCAGTACCAGAGGAACATGCTCATCACTCTCTGCCGCCTCCACATGGCTCAGACCAGCTCGATATTCAATGCGAAGTCTGGCCTCGATGACGACAGTTGCAGAGATACGTGGAAGGCTTGGGTTAAGCAAGAGTCTTGGCGGCGGTTGGTGTATTCAACATGGAGTGAGTAGCGCTCAAGCCACTATTGCCTAAATATTGGACAGTTAGCTCACAGTTACGAAAAAATAGTGCTTGAATGTTTCCAGTGGATATTGTTTGACACACAGCCTATACTAGCTGCCTGGGAGTTGCGGCTTCGTCTCCCCTCCCATGAAGATATCTGGAAGTGCGCGAGTCAAAGCCAATGAAGCtggtagaagaagagaagaagttgatCTAGTGGTTTTTATAGACCATATCTACAACAAATCGGTATTTCTCGTACACCAAGATGGCGGGCATTAAACGATTGGATGAGGGTCTGAATTCTTTGAACTATCTGCAATCTTTCCGTGCTTTGGTTGCTTCATCTGAGTCTTCTAAACACACAATCCTCCTACTAACTTAGGTATCTTGCATATAACCAGAGTTATGATCGTCAGGAGCGATAGCTGAATCATCCGGATCTTTTTATTGAAGTACTTTTGAATGGCCACTGTACATGTAAACACATAAGAAAGATGAACCTGAGGTCACTGTAATCAACAACCAATCTCGAAGGTACTGCATTCCTAATTCCCAATGCTTAGTAGTCTGATGGGTTCACAGTAGCTACGACATATACGGCTTGATCAGGTAGCTTTATGCGGTAAGATATGTCTAGAACCAGAGTAAAAGCTTGTCTACAGGCGGCCAGAGACGAGGCATGTGTGGAATTTGGGTGCAGTATAGATAATGGGTACGTCCGTGGTAAACGGGTATGGTCAAGAAATGAGTAATCTTGGTCGTCGCTAAATGCACTTCACAAGGCTGGGGTTGGGACGCTGAAACTGTAACCGATTTACGGAGACATAGGAATATTACAGAGGTATGGTTTAATAATCTGTACAATAATGATTTACAGAATTATAGTCACGGAGTAATTATGTGAAATACCTCTATATGCCTATACTTACTAACAACACGGTACTATTATCTCTATAAACGTTTAGAACACCAGCCTCATGGTGCTCGTTTGGTGCTGTTCTTATATACAGGATTACAAAGATCCGGCGCTTCATACCATACCCATCGCCCTCTGTCGTGCAAAGTGGCGTATTTCGGGGAATTTCCTTGCGGCTTGTTTTCGAGGTAGTTGGCTTTGAGTCTCCTAGTGATAGATCGACCCAGCTTCCCGGCCCTCTGTGCCTTGTTAATGAGCGTGAGAGTTACAGCAATGTCAAACAGCTCGTCAGAAGCAGTTCCTGGTTTTAATACGCATTAGTGACAACAGATACCCTTGCGCAAAATGTAGGCGAGGAAGCTAGTGAGCCTTACCAAGGTATAGCTGTCTTAGACCCACGATCACATCGGTCgacatctcctccatctcgtatagaaataatatcAATCAACTCTCGACCAGAAGTTATAGTAGACCTTGAGCAGCTCGGGAACAGGCTTGAGTTCTATAATGTCTGGGTGATCAGTCATCGCTCGGCGGAGGTTCTCCGTGCCATAAGCAGCCATATACTCCCAATCATCCCACCAAATCCTGTGCCCGGCGAGTCTCTCCGCCAGAATGGAACTGGACACTTTAATCAGTGAGTCTCGTTTCTTGGTTAGCCTTTTAATAAATTCGGCGGTAGGAATGGAAACGAGAGGAGTAGGGGAATAGTTGTTCAAGATAGTGTAGACCTCTCCGAGGGTTATGACCTTGTCTTGCTCTGGCTGGGTGATATTGAAAGCATGGCCAAAGCTAGACCTGTTTAATGAGATCCGGGATACCGCCGAACAAGCAAAGTCTACCGGAATAAAGTGGAACCGCTGCTGgggtggatgaggataaCACCCAAGCCGAATACAGTTAGACATAAGTCTGTTAATTATATCCTCCTTCTTACATACGCCTGTACGACTGTGCCCAGTAACAAGTGATGGTCGGTATATGGCTATGGCGAAACCATTCTCAATGGCGTCCCAGACAATACTTTCTGCGACAAACTTGCTTTGCGTATAGCCAATACTTTGTGCCACATTCTGAGACTCGGGGCGAGGTCGGACATCTTCTGGGACGGGGCCAATGAGGTTTTCGGTGATACCGCACGCGGAGATACTAGAGCAATAATGGATAGGCTTCAATCGCTCGGTATTGGCAAGCCGAAGGGTCTCGAGGAGCCCAAGGACATTTGGGCCCCTGTGAACAGAGTAAGGCAAGGTGTAATTGGCATACCCTGCAAAATGAAAGATCACACTCGACCACTGCGCCAGGTGACTGAAGGTTTCTGGCCGTAGACCGAGATTTCTTTTGGTCACATCGCCAGGAATTGCGATAACCTTGGATCTAAAGTCGACTGGAAGCCCGTAATTGGCAAAGGTTTGTTTAATTCTTGTATGGCCCATGTCGGATGTATTTGCCCGAACCAAGCATGCAATTTGCTTGATGTGTGGTAGGGCGATAAGTTCCGACAGCAGGAAGGCACCAAGGAAGCCAGTTGCACCAGTAAAGAAGACATTTCCCTCAGACTCAGAGGTCCAATCCGGAATGTGGTTAGAAATGGGTCGCATTGTTTTAGCAAGCGTTAAGTCATCATGGTAACTCGGCTCTTTCTCAGCTCCGTCAGAGTCACCATCCTGGCTTTCACTGCCTTTGTGACCCTTGCACGTGTGCTTGTCGCGCAGCTTCTGAACAGCGATCTTACCCAGCCCACCGACAGTCCCTGAGTTTGAGACCTCTACTAACGTAATCTCAATTCCTGCATGGCGGCGAAACCAAGTGCGAATCTCGAATGTCATCAATGAATCGATTGGAATATTGGACAATTCCTCTATAGTCATATCTTCCGGTCGCGATGTGTAGGACGCGATTAATCTTCCAAGTTCAATAACAATCCGTTCCTCCGTCTCCAGCCGATCTAGAAGTGACGGGTTGTTCTTGATCGCTTCCATATGCTCCCTGAGCTCATCAGCTCTGGAGGCCTCTGCGGGTTGTTCCATGGTGGCAATTATGTTCTTCCAAATACCGAACCTGGCCTCTTTTATCCAGTTCGATGCAAAGTCTGCGGAAGATAGAGTCCTGGTAGTTCCGAGCCCGACAACGACCTGATTTGGGCATTGAAATCGTTGCGCTAATACCGCAACCTCGACTGCCCGAAGGAATTGCCGCTCGTCAAGCACTCGTAACGAATTGGATTGCGACGCTTCTAAAGTCGGCACGAGGGAGGCCTCTGAAGCGTAGCCAATGTCCCCCATGAGGCCGAGGTCAATCGCATGAGCTGGCAGGTGCAGCGATTGTCGATATTTTACAAAAGCGTCTAAAAAGGCATTCGCTGCGCCATAGTTGGCTTGGCCAGGCCATCCAATGATaccagccattgaacccATTAGAAGGAAGAAGTCCAATGGCTTATCCTTCAGCACGTGATGAAGGTTCCATGTTCCTTTAACCTTGGGATACAACGCTGCTACCCATTCTTCGTGAACCATATTGTGCAAACTTTGATCCTGTGGGATAGAAATCATCAGTCAATCTGTAGTCTAATGCAGTCAATTTGAGATACCTTTAAAACCATCGACAGTTGAATGACCCCTGCAATTGGCGTTTTGGCCGCTGAAACTGCACGCTGAACGTCATCAATATATCCTACGTTGCCCACAACAGTAATTGCATCGCAGCCCTGGCATTCCAAGGTCTTTATAAAAGAGCTACTTTCGAAAGTATTTGCACCAGTTCTTGAAAGGAAGACTAAATGCCGGG
This Aspergillus flavus chromosome 1, complete sequence DNA region includes the following protein-coding sequences:
- a CDS encoding uncharacterized protein (expressed protein); the encoded protein is MSAADHPRDVEGSITTPSVNITQPANNSYDGVVDAAVNSSGIYNNSELNRPSRWSQQDPAFDFMFDTFIFWGSQETAGLLDNPLPNDSAEVAAHTTDSEELVLLPHSPHSGDSDQGDRSTRTCQISASDAQLAGKSTEAARTDTAGQMREQESSVVGLADSMANDRAYNNIYPFHLQHPDPSQLQAFPGAEILNTFMQMYFEFCREELPLFHLPTFAPSPESWIVVAAIVAVGCNYSVSRYREEVSETMLMLLHRVMPQKITDNSLLDGDLLLAQGIFLLNLCQMFHGTREEFSKPQYQRNMLITLCRLHMAQTSSIFNAKSGLDDDSCRDTWKAWVKQESWRRLVYSTWMLECFQWILFDTQPILAAWELRLRLPSHEDIWKCASQSQ